In Malus sylvestris chromosome 15, drMalSylv7.2, whole genome shotgun sequence, a single genomic region encodes these proteins:
- the LOC126602524 gene encoding uncharacterized protein At1g15400-like: MAEGLQRSESTFRRQGSSGLIWDDKFLQRALNQVEAEKQAEAAQQAEGGGGGGAAGPTMERSRSNGGKGYRTVKVSPQATDPPSPKVSGCGICGAFGKPKPSSARRPRSNKRRS, translated from the coding sequence ATGGCTGAGGGGCTTCAGAGGTCTGAGAGCACGTTTAGGAGGCAGGGCTCGTCGGGCTTGATTTGGGACGACAAGTTTCTTCAGCGGGCGCTGAACCAAGTGGAGGCGGAGAAGCAGGCGGAGGCAGCTCAGCAGGCTGagggcggcggcggcggcggcgcgGCAGGACCTACCATGGAGCGGAGCCGATCCAACGGAGGAAAGGGGTATCGGACGGTCAAGGTTTCGCCGCAAGCGACGGACCCGCCTTCCCCGAAAGTCTCCGGCTGCGGGATCTGCGGCGCGTTTGGAAAACCGAAGCCGTCGTCGGCGCGTCGGCCGAGATCGAACAAGCGAAGGTCGTAG